From the Aerococcus viridans genome, the window CAGAAAAAACCTTTTCTGAATCAGCATCAGAATTTGTATTGGTAAAGGATATTTCTTTCCACTCAACTTGCGAACACCACTTGTTACCAGTGATTGGTCAAGCACACGTTGCTTATATTCCAAAAAACGGACAGGTTATCGGCCTATCTAAATTGGCACGGATTGTCGAAGATTTTGCCTTGAGACCGCAATTACAAGAACGGTTAACCAACCAAGTGGCGGACGTTTTAGCGAAAGAATTAGGGGCAGAGGGCGTCTTTGTTGTGTTAGAAGCGGAACACATGTGCATGACTTTACGAGGCATCAAGAAGCCGGGCGCTAAGACGGTGACGTATGCCACCCGTGGCGCATACACTGACCGCGGTCGCCGTCAAGAAGTTTTAGATATGATGAGTTTATAGTTGCTGGCATGACAATAGAAAGTTTGTGACGAGATGTATATTAAACGATTAAATAAAACCTTCAATTTCCCAAGCGACCACACTTGGATTATGGGCATTTTAAATGTGACCCCTGATTCATTTTCAGATGGCGGAGCCTATGTTGCCACTGACGACATGATCGCCCAAGTAGAAAGAATGGTCGCTGAAGGGGTAGATATTATTGATGTGGGCGGTGAATCTACCCGTCCTGGCCACGTCCCAGTGACTCTTGAAGAAGAAATTAACCGAGTTGTTCCAGCAGTTCAAGCTATTCGTCAAGTTTCGGATGTCTTGATTTCAGTAGATACTTGGAAGGCTGAAGTAGCCCGCCAAGCTCTTGCAGCAGGTGCAGATATCATTAACGACCAGTGGGGCGCGACCCGTGAACCAGCCATTGCCAAGGTTTGCGCTGACTTTGATGCGCCTCTAATTTTGATGCACAACCGAGAAGAATACCAGGCTTATAGCGATATCATGAAAGAGATGAAAGCTGACCTACAAACCTCTATTGAGATTGCCCGCGCCCAAGGGATGCGTGACGACCAGCTGATTCTTGACCCTGGTATTGGTTTCGCCAAAACGGCGGACGACAACTTATTGGCAATCCAAGGTTTACAAGAATTAGCTAGCTTCAATATGCCTGTCCTTTTGGCTACTTCAAGAAAAGGATTCTTGGGTAAATTAGTGGATGTGCCAGCTAATGAACGCGACGTAGCGACCGCAGCCACAACGGTTTCAGGGATCTTATCGGGGGCTGATATGGTACGGGTCCACAATGTGAAAGTCAATAAGGAAGCTGCAGCGGTGGCAGATGCGATTAAACGCGGGCAAATTGACCCAGTGAGTATTTAAGGAGGGGTTCTGATGGCTACAAGGGATAAAATTTATTTGAATAACTTGCAATTTTACGCCAACCACGGCTTGTTGGCTGAAGAAAAAACACTTGGACAAAGGTTTAATGTGGATGCAGTTCTAGCAGTGGACTTGGCGCCAGCTGGCCAATCAGATGATATGTATGATTCAGTTTCCTACGCCGATGTCTATAAGGTGATTGAGGATGTTGTGGTACATGAAGCGCCCGCGAAATTATTGGAACGATTAGCCCACAAGTTAGCCATGCGGATTTTAGGAGACTTTCCACTCGTTGAAGAAGTGACCATCAAAGTGGTGAAACCTGACCCACCTATTCGCGGAATTTATGATAGTGTAGCCATTGAAATCCAACGAGACCGGACCTGGTTTAATAAGATGAAGCAGATAAACCAGATGAACGAGGTGGAATAAAGATGCAATCAAACGTATTAATCGCTTTAGGATCTAACATTAAACCACGACTAGGCCACTTGAAAAATGCAGTGGCGGCCTTTAAGGAAAATGAAGCAATTAAAGTAGTGGCAACGTCCCCAATCTATGAAACGGTCCCCAAAGGCTATTTGGATCAAGAGGACTTTTTGAATATGGTTGTGCATATTCAAACGGACTTATCAGCAGCTGATTTATTGGCTTTCTGTCAAAGCATTGAACAAGACCAAAAGCGGGTCCGGACTATTAAAAACGGGCCACGTACCATCGACGTGGATATCTTGTTGTTAGATGAAAAAGTCATCGATACGACAGACTTACAAGTACCGCATCCGCGTATGCATGAACGGGCTTTTGTCTTGTGCCCAGCGGCCGATATTGTTGGCCAATGGCAAGTTCCGCACCTGAACAAAACAGTTTCTACATTACGAGATGCATTACCACAAGTGGAAAAAGATGATGTCCGTATTGCTGGATTATCTTTAGAATATTAGAAGATCTATGTACTTTTTAACAAACTTTTGTTAAAAATCAGCCATTTAAAAGCCACCGAACCGTCTGAAGCCAAGGTCTTCAGAACTCAAAAAGCTTCAAACGGCATCTAAGCGAACTTATCGCTGGATTCCGTAATTCGCATTTTGTTCTTTTTAGTGGCTAATGGCTACCTTTTTTTCGTCAGTTTTTTTGTTAAAAAGTTGTCTGGTTAATGAAGAATCATTGGAAATAATACTAAAGTTATAGTGGGTACATGATTTTTTTCAACTGTGGATAAAATGTAAGAAGGGGGATATCATGGGTAAGATTGCCTTAAGTATTGTCCAAAGTGTGGATGGTTATATTGCAGACTTGGATGATCAATTTGATTTTATTGAAGGCGTAGCTGGTCCGAATTTAACGGATGTATCAACCAGTGATTCACCGTATTCGCTGGAAGCCTTTTTTGAGGCTTATGACATTATTGTCATGGGACACCAGTCTTATAAAATTGGTTTTGCAACAGATTTCCCAAGTAAAACGATTTACGTGGTTACAAATGAAAAACGCCCTAATGAAGGTAATATCCATTTTGTTAAACCAGGCCAAATAGTGAAATTGATGCTGGCGAAAAAGAAGCAAGGCCACCATATTTACTTGTATGGTGGTGGCATTATGCTGAAGCCCTTTATGGCGGCCAATGCGATCGATGAATATATCATCGGAACCGTGCCAATAATTATGGGTAAAGGGAAGCCTTTATTCTATGAATTGGACGAATCTATTCCCTTGCAACTAGACCAAGTGGATGTGATGGGTGGATTAACCATCCATATTTATCACAGACGTTAAATAAATACGAATAATTATTTTGTTTGTTTTAGAAGTGAAGAAGGTTAAATACACATTTCTACTGTATCAATATTAGGAAGATATATTTTAATAATTGTTTTGACACTATAATTTGTTTATTTATCCAAAAATTAAAAGGTATGGTTCAATAGTAAACCACACCTT encodes:
- the folE gene encoding GTP cyclohydrolase I FolE → MMDMERIEKAVREILLAVGENPDREGLIETPERVAKMYAEVFDGLNRNPRIHTEKTFSESASEFVLVKDISFHSTCEHHLLPVIGQAHVAYIPKNGQVIGLSKLARIVEDFALRPQLQERLTNQVADVLAKELGAEGVFVVLEAEHMCMTLRGIKKPGAKTVTYATRGAYTDRGRRQEVLDMMSL
- the folP gene encoding dihydropteroate synthase produces the protein MYIKRLNKTFNFPSDHTWIMGILNVTPDSFSDGGAYVATDDMIAQVERMVAEGVDIIDVGGESTRPGHVPVTLEEEINRVVPAVQAIRQVSDVLISVDTWKAEVARQALAAGADIINDQWGATREPAIAKVCADFDAPLILMHNREEYQAYSDIMKEMKADLQTSIEIARAQGMRDDQLILDPGIGFAKTADDNLLAIQGLQELASFNMPVLLATSRKGFLGKLVDVPANERDVATAATTVSGILSGADMVRVHNVKVNKEAAAVADAIKRGQIDPVSI
- the folB gene encoding dihydroneopterin aldolase codes for the protein MATRDKIYLNNLQFYANHGLLAEEKTLGQRFNVDAVLAVDLAPAGQSDDMYDSVSYADVYKVIEDVVVHEAPAKLLERLAHKLAMRILGDFPLVEEVTIKVVKPDPPIRGIYDSVAIEIQRDRTWFNKMKQINQMNEVE
- the folK gene encoding 2-amino-4-hydroxy-6-hydroxymethyldihydropteridine diphosphokinase; the encoded protein is MQSNVLIALGSNIKPRLGHLKNAVAAFKENEAIKVVATSPIYETVPKGYLDQEDFLNMVVHIQTDLSAADLLAFCQSIEQDQKRVRTIKNGPRTIDVDILLLDEKVIDTTDLQVPHPRMHERAFVLCPAADIVGQWQVPHLNKTVSTLRDALPQVEKDDVRIAGLSLEY
- a CDS encoding dihydrofolate reductase family protein: MGKIALSIVQSVDGYIADLDDQFDFIEGVAGPNLTDVSTSDSPYSLEAFFEAYDIIVMGHQSYKIGFATDFPSKTIYVVTNEKRPNEGNIHFVKPGQIVKLMLAKKKQGHHIYLYGGGIMLKPFMAANAIDEYIIGTVPIIMGKGKPLFYELDESIPLQLDQVDVMGGLTIHIYHRR